In one window of Gouania willdenowi chromosome 8, fGouWil2.1, whole genome shotgun sequence DNA:
- the glis2b gene encoding zinc finger protein GLIS2b isoform X1 yields MLSLDEPLDLKLPRRANGKDKGVRSPPLSPLHPKCAHQLHMADDGTAMIEPASPASPHTGVHVISHDQTNTPTPPAMDLSMSPSSRQTQSSPEMTNGTYIHSGNSHIPQTFQFFVPIGAGAGLHLPSSMFIGHTSDKRTSPDLSADEQLACHWKKCHLLFDSLQDLVDHVNDFHVKPERDSGYCCHWEGCARKGRGFNARYKMLIHIRTHTNEKPHRCPTCNKSFSRLENLKIHNRSHTGEKPYICPYEGCNKRYSNSSDRFKHTRTHYVDKPYYCKMVGCLKRYTDPSSLRKHIKAHGHFVAQEQGSPGGVGSLLKGCHSGGLASIQGKDSELSYMSGAHILLPGTAAALLGGHALQGLRGGLPLSPLSPRPLDLSALGCPSLPSGSLGNTSLLSFNGSPLGLAKSPLLSPGLSSSSLGLPMMPMLGASSEHRARKHQAKKARGEESNNGVTRGVLNLSTGGSHDPLSWVVIPPGTVLLKPAVVN; encoded by the exons ATGCTGTCCTTGGATGAGCCCCTCGACCTGAAGCTCCCTCGGCGAGCCAACGGAAAGGACAAAGGGGTGCGCTCCCCCCCCCTCTCCCCACTGCACCCTAAATGTGCCCACCAACTCCATATGGCTGACGACGGGACAGCAATGATAGAGCCAGCCTCACCAGCTTCTCCACACACAG gTGTGCACGTCATCTCTCATGATCAAACAAACACGCCCACCCCTCCTGCTATGGACCTCAGCATGTCTCCCTCCTCTCGCCAAACCCAGAGTTCACCAGAGATGACTAACGGCACCTACATCCACTCAGGA AATTCTCACATTCCACAGACTTTTCAGTTTTTCGTGCCAATCGGAGCTGGAGCTGGTCTTCACCTGCCTTCCTCCATGTTTATTGGCCACACAAGTGACAAGAGAACCTCCCCCGACCTGTCGGCAGATGAACAACTGGCCTGCCACTGGAAGAAG TGTCATCTCCTTTTTGACTCCCTGCAAGACCTTGTGGATCATGTAAATGATTTTCACGTGAAGCCTGAAAGGGATTCTGGGTACTGCTGCCACTGGGAAGGCTGTGCTCGCAAAGGGAGAGGGTTTAATGCAAG GTATAAAATGCTCATCCACATCCGCACGCACACCAATGAGAAGCCGCATCGTTGTCCCACCTGCAACAAGAGCTTCTCACGCCTTGAGAATCTAAAGATACACAATCGCTCACACACAG GTGAAAAGCCGTACATTTGTCCTTATGAAGGTTGCAACAAACGTTACTCCAACTCCAGCGATCGCTTCAAGCACACACGCACTCACTATGTGGACAAGCCTTACTACTGCAAGATGGTGGGCTGCTTAAAGCGGTACACAGACCCCAGCTCTCTGCGCAAACACATCAAAGCCCACGGCCACTTTGTGGCTCAGGAGCAGGGCTCCCCAGGTGGGGTGGGCTCTTTGCTGAAGGGGTGTCACAGTGGGGGCCTTGCCAGCATTCAGGGGAAGGATTCAGAGTTGTCTTACATGAGCGGAGCCCACATCCTCCTTCCGGGGACAGCGGCCGCTCTCCTGGGAGGACACGCTCTGCAGGGGCTCAGAGGAGGTCTTCCCCTGTCCCCCCTCAGTCCCCGGCCTCTGGACCTCAGTGCGCTGGGTTGTCCCAGCTTGCCTTCAGGCAGTCTGGGAAACACGTCCCTCCTGTCCTTTAATGGTTCCCCACTGGGCCTAGCCAAGTCCCCTCTGCTGTCTCCAGGGTTATCCTCCTCGTCTTTGGGACTGCCAATGATGCCCATGCTGGGGGCCTCGTCAGAGCACAGGGCCAGAAAGCACCAAGCAAAGAAGGCCCGTGGAGAGGAGTCCAACAATGGGGTGACTAGAGGGGTACTGAACCTCTCCACAGGAGGATCCCATGACCCCTTATCCTGGGTGGTCATCCCTCCAGGCACTGTGCTGCTCAAGCCAGCTGTGGTCAACTGA
- the glis2b gene encoding zinc finger protein GLIS2b isoform X2, which translates to MLSLDEPLDLKLPRRANGKDKGVRSPPLSPLHPKCAHQLHMADDGTAMIEPASPASPHTGVHVISHDQTNTPTPPAMDLSMSPSSRQTQSSPEMTNGTYIHSGTFQFFVPIGAGAGLHLPSSMFIGHTSDKRTSPDLSADEQLACHWKKCHLLFDSLQDLVDHVNDFHVKPERDSGYCCHWEGCARKGRGFNARYKMLIHIRTHTNEKPHRCPTCNKSFSRLENLKIHNRSHTGEKPYICPYEGCNKRYSNSSDRFKHTRTHYVDKPYYCKMVGCLKRYTDPSSLRKHIKAHGHFVAQEQGSPGGVGSLLKGCHSGGLASIQGKDSELSYMSGAHILLPGTAAALLGGHALQGLRGGLPLSPLSPRPLDLSALGCPSLPSGSLGNTSLLSFNGSPLGLAKSPLLSPGLSSSSLGLPMMPMLGASSEHRARKHQAKKARGEESNNGVTRGVLNLSTGGSHDPLSWVVIPPGTVLLKPAVVN; encoded by the exons ATGCTGTCCTTGGATGAGCCCCTCGACCTGAAGCTCCCTCGGCGAGCCAACGGAAAGGACAAAGGGGTGCGCTCCCCCCCCCTCTCCCCACTGCACCCTAAATGTGCCCACCAACTCCATATGGCTGACGACGGGACAGCAATGATAGAGCCAGCCTCACCAGCTTCTCCACACACAG gTGTGCACGTCATCTCTCATGATCAAACAAACACGCCCACCCCTCCTGCTATGGACCTCAGCATGTCTCCCTCCTCTCGCCAAACCCAGAGTTCACCAGAGATGACTAACGGCACCTACATCCACTCAGGA ACTTTTCAGTTTTTCGTGCCAATCGGAGCTGGAGCTGGTCTTCACCTGCCTTCCTCCATGTTTATTGGCCACACAAGTGACAAGAGAACCTCCCCCGACCTGTCGGCAGATGAACAACTGGCCTGCCACTGGAAGAAG TGTCATCTCCTTTTTGACTCCCTGCAAGACCTTGTGGATCATGTAAATGATTTTCACGTGAAGCCTGAAAGGGATTCTGGGTACTGCTGCCACTGGGAAGGCTGTGCTCGCAAAGGGAGAGGGTTTAATGCAAG GTATAAAATGCTCATCCACATCCGCACGCACACCAATGAGAAGCCGCATCGTTGTCCCACCTGCAACAAGAGCTTCTCACGCCTTGAGAATCTAAAGATACACAATCGCTCACACACAG GTGAAAAGCCGTACATTTGTCCTTATGAAGGTTGCAACAAACGTTACTCCAACTCCAGCGATCGCTTCAAGCACACACGCACTCACTATGTGGACAAGCCTTACTACTGCAAGATGGTGGGCTGCTTAAAGCGGTACACAGACCCCAGCTCTCTGCGCAAACACATCAAAGCCCACGGCCACTTTGTGGCTCAGGAGCAGGGCTCCCCAGGTGGGGTGGGCTCTTTGCTGAAGGGGTGTCACAGTGGGGGCCTTGCCAGCATTCAGGGGAAGGATTCAGAGTTGTCTTACATGAGCGGAGCCCACATCCTCCTTCCGGGGACAGCGGCCGCTCTCCTGGGAGGACACGCTCTGCAGGGGCTCAGAGGAGGTCTTCCCCTGTCCCCCCTCAGTCCCCGGCCTCTGGACCTCAGTGCGCTGGGTTGTCCCAGCTTGCCTTCAGGCAGTCTGGGAAACACGTCCCTCCTGTCCTTTAATGGTTCCCCACTGGGCCTAGCCAAGTCCCCTCTGCTGTCTCCAGGGTTATCCTCCTCGTCTTTGGGACTGCCAATGATGCCCATGCTGGGGGCCTCGTCAGAGCACAGGGCCAGAAAGCACCAAGCAAAGAAGGCCCGTGGAGAGGAGTCCAACAATGGGGTGACTAGAGGGGTACTGAACCTCTCCACAGGAGGATCCCATGACCCCTTATCCTGGGTGGTCATCCCTCCAGGCACTGTGCTGCTCAAGCCAGCTGTGGTCAACTGA